The following is a genomic window from Rutidosis leptorrhynchoides isolate AG116_Rl617_1_P2 chromosome 8, CSIRO_AGI_Rlap_v1, whole genome shotgun sequence.
gactgctatccaatgagcttcaccaggattggcctgataacgactagtcatgcttagtgcatatgacacgtcaggcctagtgcatatcatcgcatacatgatcgatcctatagctgaagcatatggagtacgactcatggtagctgactccaagtcagaattaggacattgagacttgctcaatatcattccagggttcataggaacgcaccctttcttagagttatgcataccgaatttcttcagtatcttatctatatatgcactttggtttagcccaattaatctccttgacctatctcgatagatctttattcccaaaatatatgatgcatctcctatgtctttcatggagaaacatttccctagccaagctttgacatctttcagtgtcgggatatcgtttcccatgagtaatatgtcatcgacatatagtacaaggaagactacaacactcccactagacctaacatagacacatggctcatcttcgcctctaataaaaccaaattctttgatcttctcattaacgcaaagattccaggtacgagaagcttgtttaagtccataaatggacctttgaagcttgcacacactattaggatacttaggatgtacataaccctcaggttgtgtcataaacacatcatctgttagtttaccattaaggaaagctgtttttacatccatttgccttatctcatagtcataaaatgcagctatggcaagaagtattctaatggatttcaacatagctactggtgaaaaagtttcatcatagtctacaccatattgttgcgtgtaacccttagccaccagtctggctttgaatgtgtgtacatttccatccatatcggtcttcttcttgaagacccacttacaaccaatagttttaatacctggtatatgatcaatcaagatccagacttgattatcatgcatggattggatctcgttgtccatagcctccttccatttggcagactcggggcctgtcatcgcttcctgataggtaataggttcatcagaatctatattttagtcatcaccctcaaatatgtgtaaactatatttctttggtgttcgacgcactctatcagatctacgtatgggtggtggctgtaggtcagtttctctttcaattgcaggctcgtcgacctcttgaggagaatcggttctaatatcggtttccatgtcggttgattcttgaatttcttcaagatcaattttgctcccactggttcctttcgatatgagatccttttcaaggaagactccccttcgagacacaaagactttgttctcagtagggttgtaaaacaaatatccaaaagaatcagtcgggtaaccaacaaataaacacttttcagatctgggttcaagtttatcttgagcttcacgacgaacgtaagcctcacaaccccatattcttagatatgagagagacacagttttaccatgccatatctcataaggtgttttggaaactttcttggttgggatgaggttaaggatccttgcggcagtttgtagggcataaccccaaaaactgattggaagcattgtgcggctcatcatggatcgaaccatatcaagtaatgttcgattcctcctttcagccacaccattatgttgtggtgttctaggaggagctaattgtgagattatcccacaaccccgtagatgatcacgaaattcatcattaagatattcaccacctctatcagatcggagaatcttaattcttttgttcagttgattttctacttcgttttggtatgccttgaacactccaaaagtttcagacttttgtttaattaaataaacatagccatatctactgaagtcatcagtaaatgtaacgaagtatcgttccttgTGTCTAGTAAGCGATCTGAACGGACctcacacatcagtgtgtaccaaccccaacagatcctttgcccgttcacagcttcctgtgaaaggtgcctttgtcatttttcctgataagcaagattcgcattcatcatacgatattatatcaaatgattctagaattccatctgactggagtttggctatgcgtttcttgtttatgtggcctaaacgacaatgccatagatacgttttatccaacacatctttggatgaatcaacattgtagattgaactatcatttagctttgttgtagtttctaagatgcctttacaaggactagccttgaaataaaacatcccatttttgtgaacaagtattgatccattatcaaaactaaaattaaaaccatcattaaataaagcattaaaagatataatgtttcttgccatttcggcactgtagcaaacattagataaaataatacataaaccagaatcaaaagaaagcttgtattctccaatcatgtcaacagaggcaacattcttattccccatgattagattaagctccccggtcttcagcttcctacttcttatgagtccctgcacatttgtacaaatgtgagtaccacatcccgtgtccaatacccaggaattagaaatagtagtattgtttagttcaatcatgaacaaacctgaaggtacggcgactcccttagcccgtagttcattaagttccttcaagtacttagtacaattgcgcctctaatgtcctttatccccacaatgaaagcatattgcttcttcaggagacttggtttgcgggatctttgaagtagaagagttagcaatgcccttaggtttaggtttgaagttggacgtgccaaccttacccttgcccttgttcttgccctttgctttgtttttcttcttcttaatcccaccttcacgaatggctagaatggtagttgcgggtttagatttggccatgttagcctcagcggtttttaacatgtcatggagctccatgattgttttctccatattgttcatattatagttcataatgaatccttcatatgcactagtcagcgagttcaggataaaatccgttgcaagctcctgacttatggaaaaaccaaggcgctccaaccggtctatgtaccctttcatttgtagtacatggacactaacactacttcccgttgccattttgcaagatacgagagctttcactgtgtcaaacctttcttgctttgcttgttgttggaacatgtccttgagttggttaagcatgtcatatgaccctaagctctccatgcccttttagagctctggagacatggtcgccaacatcaagcatgctacctcattagactcgaaacgccgtttttcaaactcgtccctagccgcttgagtagctctcgatccgagttctgccggtaagggttcctcaatagccctgatctttccttccatcctaagagcaattcttaggttgcgaagccagtccatgtagttcaaacccgtaagcttgtccttttcgaggagccctttaaggcagaaattagtgattgatgacggagtaggatttgtgtttgttgcagacatctgtcatatttttatttttaaagtaagttgtattagttagtttgatatgtttaaaccttgttaagataattacccaagtgtgtttaatattcaaacaattataattaacaaggctaagatccatatttcacttatgttaacgacgggttcgccgcggatcgccaaccataagctatttaggtaggtaactatattaccaatttcatccattatgaaattcttaggttctgcgggatttagtgataatcaattatttcacttggcatgtttaatcccttctacgctaatccttcctagtggcgggtttgccgcaaaccacgatttcagattgtaaatcgtccgtgatagatacacgtgaaatccggcccaagactctcgggtatcgcgaaattcacctcacccttcccaacacccaattaaagtctggcccaagactctcgggtatcgcgaactctaacaggtagaaggttcggatggtgtgtactactcatggatagcgtaaagtttacatttaaaacgggtttttgttttcttttagcaaaagtagtttacaccattttaaaacatttgctaattatgtattgcgtgttgcatttgttaaactaattttaaccaaaccgttttatatgattattgtcccttttattttattttttttaaacattttctagctagcatggcatagacaaataataaaacaataataatcatgacacgcaattatcggtagtatgcctcgagtcctatgcgtttttccggtgagccaacacacggaaaaacatggtcaactagggacataaccttgtgtgagaattggctctcactaaaaccgccatctccattatatgctcggatgggccgccttgtgaacatcgtcttcttgatttcaatcttggttgcattatcttacaaaataactattctattttctatactattacaaatacaatataaatagaaagacgacatgcaagtcgtttaataaattattacattcatcccgaataaataataaattaaatcatacaaccaaacatccacacaagggtcttattgaggcaaatactaccgatttcatacaacaatcacatacataacaaatggagtgccaaccgtcctttttcatataacatgtttcgataaggattgatttaaacaacacttaatggcacttataatattcaatccttgtttacataacatatgtatgtaaacccacttcatattttgtaagcatggttttcatgccaaaaccatccaaataaacatattaagtgaatcaaaacatgttggagatttattcaccttaccaaagcataaagtctaaaattaataattttaattttctcatttcatgtaaaacatgaaaagaattcatgtactttattttcctaaacattgaatctttaatagtcaacatgcaagttaccattaaaattttcggattttggcagattcatacatgtaactttaaatggtcatatcttactcatttctaatccgttttcgatgaattttttttttcaaatttaagttctttcagttagctttcaaatgcaattggtctcatacaataatattgagtttaaagccccgaaacagtccatcaaatacggactgtccaggctgaaaaaaaattcttaaatgaaaaaaatgaatttaacccattttacattttgccaaaatccaagattcaaattagtatttaggaaacataaaacataaattatgatacttgttttgcatgtttgtaatgcatgatcatctccaagaatcatgcacaacgcattcatcaaaactaaatatcataagaaaagtttgttaaaacttgtacaagatggctctgataccactgttggagtatgatacaaattcaaagcgagcggaagcatttttaaaactttacaaaattatactcttccacggatcattgtacaaaactttagcaaacaaaacaaaattaacaaaatttaacaaaagaagattagaatacaacctttgtagccttttgaatatcgaatctgaaaaacccaaagaagagttcctctaaacggtagacatccaaagttccaaccttgtttcaatctataccttctacttaacggatcttttctttttccttatttccatcaaaaccgaacccaattatagatctcaagtattttggttacttgaaaaagagaaagagaaatatcattttgtatgtgtgtttttgtatctcaagtttctatatcttttcaataccaagatttggtattatatataattaaaattgatacaataatacatataatacaaatataaagattttgaaagattttgaaagatttgcaaaatcaaatctttatataaaataagatttacaactcaaatcaaatcttatttatatcaaatcaaatcttatatattatataaaatatgattatagtacaaatctttatataaaataagatttataaatcaaatcaaatcttatttatatcaaatcaaatcttatatattatataaaatatgatttgcaaaatctaatcaaatctctacatatttagatttgtaagtatatgtacacacataaaaaaaaaaacttacttaatttattaaaccattaactaatgattaataaattaatttccgattagaaggtatatcaaacaatttacgattggcctttgtgtgtgaccgaataggataaatgaacttttattatttaatgtcatgggcatatcttcggaatatatgtaccacggtcaaaccacggtcgaaccattgccaacccgagaacatatttccaacagataATAAAGGAGTTCGTTGAGCGAACTGAAAATGAAATAATTAGTGTACGACATTTAAATGATTTTTGGTTGTGGAAGGATCCAACTTCTATGATCCATCGTCACTTCTCTTTTTAAATGAGTACCGTATTTAGGATTCACATTCGACCGCCTGACTCTCGGGCGGATCCCTCTAGTGTGGTTCAGCTTTTCTGCGCGTGAGTGCATAGCAAATGAAAATATTCGATCTCAACAACTTGTTTTTTTTTGTCACCTATTTATTGTCTTCCAATAAAAAATAATCagtttaaaaaaattgattttcacATTCAATTTTCATTAACTTTCTAGATTTACTCCTTATTTTTTATTCACTTTTTTATTTTATATGCATAAAAATGACATAAAAAACTTTATTATgtgtatttatctatttatttatagaAATAGAAAAATTAATTTGttgcaataaccaaaaaaaaaaaaaaaaaaaaaaatgaattgttTATACTATCTTTTGCAATTAGATAAAACCTACAAACACAATCCTAGATACTATCTTCGCGAGAAACACATGTTAACCTGAAGATTAAGTTGTTAATGTTAGACTATTTATTCACTCTTTTTGCTTtgcaaatttatttatttttatttttttgacagCGATTGAGATCGcctgagggggactaaaccacccattgcgatcatctcccgtttcgattaTGCCGATgaagcgataataaccccgcccccatcgttgcccgggaggaaaccttgaaaccgatccaagggcacggccaagtaaaaactcccctcccctttacccacccaaacgatatgggaaaggtgtcatgggtggatacttcatggcaaggatgaaattgtgtttttaatatgtagccaacgggggtcgaactcctgaccttccCTAAAGGAAgcagaccaccaaccgctggaccacatcacaacttcatttGCTTTTGCAAATTACTAAGAAATCTTTTTTTAACGACTATTTTAAAGTCGAATACTTTCATTTGTCACTCACACGTATTAGGAGGAAACTCTTTACACACTATGGTCGCATTGGGTACTCGGTGTGCTTTGGATTAAAGCGGGTGGCTAAGGAATACACCTATATTCACCAGAACAGAATCCTTAAGAAGACCTCCTCTCTAGATAGGACTCAGATCCAACTCAGAGCTTATAACACTCAGACAATGCTTTCGTGTTTACTAAGAAATCTTTTATGAATTTCCAATTTGTAATgatataaaatgaaatattaatTAAAACGTCAAGGTTTGCATCCTAGTTACTAGCCATACAATATAGAAAATCAAAAAGATAATTATTGAAAGTCTAATAATTAGACCATCAATGGCTCGTGGCAATGATAAATTACCTAACGAGAAGTACAATAGAAATTAAAGATGAAAAAAATCGATCACATGTATCTATCTTTAAACAGTAGTGCCCAAAATTAAAAGCTGTAAAGCATATGTTAATTTTGTAAACCGAAACAATTATTAAAGAAAGCTTCGTCGAGTAGGCTATCGCAAATTCATATAATGATTAGATTTAATTGACAATATGGTTGCGAAACTCTTTGTCATTCTTATACAGTAATTTTCTAGCATCAACTTTGTCACTTGCATATATATTTGGTCACAATCTTCTAAAGTCATTAGCATTCATGAATTTCAAGAAACTAGGGTGGCAAATGGTTACAAAGTCAATGTCAAAGCAAATGCTTCGTATAGTTATAGTTATCTATATAGTTATAGCCATCTatgaaattaatttatttacaacgGCATAACGAATTAGCTAGACCAAATTTAAGTTGGAAAGTATGGCATaagaaaagcttttagttacaCCTTAAAATATAGGGAATATATATTAGCATATTATGTATGTATTAGCTTATTTTTGACGATTAATTTATAAAAGTATAAGCTTATTTTTAGATTAAAAGTATAGTTTTGATCTTATTTTTAGATTACAAGGCTAGTTTCAATAAACAAagttcatgtgattattaagatgttattaaaaaactattttatctaatatattaataaaattattttgcctttcaaaaaaaaaaaaaaaaactattttatctAAGTTTATAACTAATTTTTTGGAACTTCAAACTACAAGTCTTGTTTTGATACACAATACTGTAGTATACGAGGTTATTGGGAGCCAGTGAGTGACCATAACTAAATTGATAATATGTATGACCTTTGTCACAAAATGACAAAATTAATTCCCCGATCACAAAATTAGTGGTTAAAGCTGACAGTTGGCATTCATAAAAGGCGCAACTGCTGATTGACACCCACATTATTGATAGGAAACTGATTTTGAACCGGTTTTGTATGACCTTCCTAGTGAGGGATGAAAGTCGAGTACATTCAACTTTACCAGCTACACATTTATTTACATTAATAACTTATAATGAAGTTCTCTTAAAGTGTTTGTGTGTGAAGAAAATAATATTAAAGGGTATGATGTAACAGATAAAATTTCATATCAAAAGGATGAGCAAGTAAagataggaaaaaaaaaaaaaaaaaaaaacgaacacGATGTTGAACAATACGATTAAAAATGATAGCTTCATTTCAGACACAGTTAATCCAAGACAAGCGAAATTTCATGATACTTAACTCTATAGATCAGTTAATTCGTAAAGTAATTTGATTTCACATCAGAATTAAGTTTAACCTCAATGATTAATATCTAAAAGTACATTAATCAAATCAAATGGCGCACCTCTGTACTAGGTACCGGAGCTAAATATCTGGCACTACGTTAAAAATTATGACCGTATCTCACCGATGGCTCGAGGGACGGCTTTACTTCTTATCACTGCTTGTAGAGCTGTTGGTATTTCCATCTTTCTTATCCTTGTCGGATAACGTGGGCCCTTTCCCACTCATACTTTTACTCAGTTCTTTGACTTCAGTTGAACCCACATCCATTTCGTCTTCAATTGGAAGTGTTCTTTTCGACCCATCTAAAGCAACACCAAGAACAATATTTTCTTCCATTGTAGGTCGTGACGGTTTTTGTTCAGTTACAACCGCATTCTCACTTTCAGTAGCTTTGTTGCTCGGTTTTACGTCAGATGAAGTTGCATCCACATTTTTATCAGGATTTGGCTTCTTATCATATACAACACCTTCTTTTGCATCAGAAGTTACTTTTTCAGTGAGACTAAAATCAGAAGTTGGAGTATCTTTAGGTTTAGAGTCGGATTGAGATACTACACTTTTCCCTTCAGCTTTGCTAGTTGACCTCTTGTTGTTTTGACTTTTTGACTTATCTTCGTTGACTTTGTAATTGGGTTCAATCAATAGCAAAGGACGATTTGTAGGTGCTCGGCCACGTGTAAAGACCGAATCTGCAAAGGGGAAGCCATCCAAGTCAGACTCGTTATATATCTTCTGAACTGTCCGGATTGGAGTTGCGAGTCGAGCCCGGTGGTGACTAATCACTCTCAAAAGATCCAACAAGATGCCTTCCTGGTTTCATATCACAAAAAAGAGTATAAAAAATGTATGTGTAGTCTAAATTTGAGAAAGTTGAGAAGATTTTATCTTACCTTTACACATAAGTACTCTTCATGATGTGAAGTTTTCACAAAACATGACACCAGTATCTGCAGAATACAAAAATATTACCATAGGTGTCAATTCATAAGCTATTAGGTTAATGATAAATTGTTGTGCGTTAAAGTCAAATAAAAACAACTAAAATTGTGGAAATAAAACTAACCAAAAGGGACTGATTTTCAGGATCGACGTTTTCAAGAAAAACCCTTCTGTGCAATCTCTGTTGTTCTACTTGAGGATTTTTTGCCAATACTTTTCGCATATCAGCTACGATAATCTGTAAAGATAAGTAGCCATATAATATTTGATAACTAAGCATAAAGAGAGGAAAAAAGAAAAAGCGATAAATCATGTTTTTACATTAATCTTATTAACATCTAAATGACTGATAGCTAGATGTGTTTTGATTCGCCAATGAGTCTTCTGGGTCATATTTCTCACTACATTCATAGTAAACTTGGAATTAGGAATATGTATTGCTTCACGATCCTCTCCTCTTACAATTGTAGGTGACCACCACCCAACATGCTGCACATTAGACAAAAAAACAGTTTTTTTTAAAAAGTTGTGATATTGTTGTGGTCATTAAATATACAATGTTGAATAGCATTTGGTGCTAAAAACACACAAACCTCTACAGTTCCAGAAACTTCATAACCTTCAATCTTTGCTTTGATCCACTCATTGACAACAAATGGGCGTGTTGCATGAATCATAGCACTTGAAAGAAAGTTTGTGAATATCTACATAAACACATAGCTTAATGAATAGATCTTCATGTAATGAAGCATGTAGTAAATAGTATTATTGTAAAGTAACAATAGCATGATATGACATGAACTAcacattacacacacacacacacacacacacagacagacaacaacaacaacaacaaaacccaataccacaagagtggtgtatgggggaggtgagatgtagacaatccttcccctatccgagaataaagacaagtcatttctccacccagagtgaaacactctcaaaagtagagaaagtcatccctctctttattcgacggataaagagattgcttccgagaggaactccggcctttaagtaggaaaaagttttttttttaaataaaataaaaataataatagacgccatgaaaatggtagaatcaaatttccatgggttttaaatccttccGGAATTTAATTTAGGTTCTaatagtcagtcaagtcgccaataattcGACG
Proteins encoded in this region:
- the LOC139861380 gene encoding mechanosensitive ion channel protein 2, chloroplastic isoform X2; protein product: MSMTGSLIFSQKSGICKSQRYDNHLEGLIGSNKLHMLPASLSSVASRQDYLSIKLSVRLQQPLSVAPNRFNLLKCNCSLNPGHTFGTSAVKNAALALASTLQGKPIILKLLPAVGIVVFAVWGLAPLMRQSRKIFLHKSDGSWGKSSTHYVMTSYIQPLMLWTGAILICRALDPIVLPSEASRIVKTRLLTFVKSLSTVLALAYCLSSAIQQTQNYFMETSDATNTRNMGFQFAGKAVYTAVWVAAVSLFMELLGFSTQKWLTAGGLGTVLLTLAGREIFTNFLSSAMIHATRPFVVNEWIKAKIEGYEVSGTVEHVGWWSPTIVRGEDREAIHIPNSKFTMNVVRNMTQKTHWRIKTHLAISHLDVNKINIIVADMRKVLAKNPQVEQQRLHRRVFLENVDPENQSLLILVSCFVKTSHHEEYLCVKEGILLDLLRVISHHRARLATPIRTVQKIYNESDLDGFPFADSVFTRGRAPTNRPLLLIEPNYKVNEDKSKSQNNKRSTSKAEGKSVVSQSDSKPKDTPTSDFSLTEKVTSDAKEGVVYDKKPNPDKNVDATSSDVKPSNKATESENAVVTEQKPSRPTMEENIVLGVALDGSKRTLPIEDEMDVGSTEVKELSKSMSGKGPTLSDKDKKDGNTNSSTSSDKK
- the LOC139861380 gene encoding mechanosensitive ion channel protein 2, chloroplastic isoform X1, which codes for MSMTGSLIFSQKSGICKSQRYDNHLENVICARQGLIGSNKLHMLPASLSSVASRQDYLSIKLSVRLQQPLSVAPNRFNLLKCNCSLNPGHTFGTSAVKNAALALASTLQGKPIILKLLPAVGIVVFAVWGLAPLMRQSRKIFLHKSDGSWGKSSTHYVMTSYIQPLMLWTGAILICRALDPIVLPSEASRIVKTRLLTFVKSLSTVLALAYCLSSAIQQTQNYFMETSDATNTRNMGFQFAGKAVYTAVWVAAVSLFMELLGFSTQKWLTAGGLGTVLLTLAGREIFTNFLSSAMIHATRPFVVNEWIKAKIEGYEVSGTVEHVGWWSPTIVRGEDREAIHIPNSKFTMNVVRNMTQKTHWRIKTHLAISHLDVNKINIIVADMRKVLAKNPQVEQQRLHRRVFLENVDPENQSLLILVSCFVKTSHHEEYLCVKEGILLDLLRVISHHRARLATPIRTVQKIYNESDLDGFPFADSVFTRGRAPTNRPLLLIEPNYKVNEDKSKSQNNKRSTSKAEGKSVVSQSDSKPKDTPTSDFSLTEKVTSDAKEGVVYDKKPNPDKNVDATSSDVKPSNKATESENAVVTEQKPSRPTMEENIVLGVALDGSKRTLPIEDEMDVGSTEVKELSKSMSGKGPTLSDKDKKDGNTNSSTSSDKK